One region of Elaeis guineensis isolate ETL-2024a unplaced genomic scaffold, EG11 Super_Scaffold_1000024, whole genome shotgun sequence genomic DNA includes:
- the LOC140854508 gene encoding serine/threonine-protein kinase PBL27-like codes for MTHFTFFWVDIPPDKEPLDWNTRMKIAAGAAKGLEYLHDKANPPVIYRDFKSSNILLGEGYHPKLSDFGLAKLGPVGDKTHVSTRVMGTYGYCAPEYAMTGQLTVKSDVYSFGVVFLELITGRKAIDNTRPDGEQNLVAWARPLFRDRRKFPKMADPLLRGRFPMRGLYQALAVAAMCLQEQAATRPLIGDVVTALSYLASQTYDSKAPVAQSNKVGPSTPRARDDRKSLNGGTANQHALQSPHKNSSEFRQRDLIGGAGHGADVGRGGVGGGFGRNWSLEELETQESQRDSPVHGGEAGESLKNANRDLDRERAVAEAKVWGENWRERKQSYVHGCFDSTNE; via the exons ATGACTCATTTTACATTCTTCTGGGTAGATATTCCACCTGACAAGGAGCCTCTGGACTGGAATACGCGGATGAAGATAGCAGCTGGTGCAGCTAAAGGCTTGGAATACCTGCATGATAAGGCAAACCCTCCAGTAATTTACCGAGATTTTAAATCATCAAACATCCTTCTTGGTGAAGGATATCACCCGAAACTTTCAGACTTTGGGCTTGCAAAACTTGGTCCTGTAGGTGACAAGACTCATGTCTCGACACGGGTGATGGGAACTTATGGTTACTGTGCTCCTGAGTATGCTATGACTGGACAGCTTACGGTGAAATCTGATGTCTACAGTTTTGGTGTTGTCTTCCTTGAACTAATTACAGGGCGTAAAGCAATTGACAACACTCGGCCTGATGGGGAGCAAAATCTTGTGGCATGG GCTCGCCCGTTATTCAGAGACAGGAGAAAATTCCCAAAAATGGCTGACCCATTGCTCCGAGGCCGTTTCCCAATGAGAGGTCTATACCAGGCTCTGGCTGTTGCGGCAATGTGTTTACAGGAGCAAGCAGCAACTAGACCTCTGATAGGGGATGTCGTGACTGCACTTTCATACCTTGCTTCACAAACTTACGATTCAAAAGCTCCTGTTGCTCAAAGTAATAAAGTTGGTCCATCTACTCCTAGGGCTAGGGATGACCGGAAAAGCCTTAATGGTGGGACCGCCAATCAACATGCTCTCCAATCACCACACAAAAATTCTTCTGAGTTTAGGCAAAGGGATCTTATCGGGGGAGCAGGCCATGGAGCAGATGTTGGCAGAGGCGGTGTTGGTGGTGGCTTTGGACGGAATTGGAGCTTGGAGGAGTTAGAGACACAGGAATCTCAGAGGGACAGCCCGGTTCATGGAGGAGAGGCAGGGGAAAGCCTGAAGAATGCCAATCGAGATCTTGATAGAGAGCGTGCTGTTGCGGAGGCTAAAGTATGGGGTGAGAATTGGAGAGAGAGGAAACAGTCATATGTGCATGGTTGCTTTGATAGCACAAATGAGTAG